A genome region from Ligilactobacillus cholophilus includes the following:
- the glmS gene encoding glutamine--fructose-6-phosphate transaminase (isomerizing): MCGIVGEVGNDNAVELLIHGLKKLEYRGYDSAGIYVNDEKGNDYLIKTKGRIAELEKKITDDVHGKIGIAHTRWATHGIPSAANAHPHVSEDGRFYMVHNGVITNFKELKNEYLSDVHFESETDSEVVVQLVGKFASEGLSALEAFKKAISLLGEGASYALLMIDRENPETLYVAKKKSPLLIGVCDGFNVVCSDAMAMLNVTHDFIELHDGEIVELTENQIKIQDKDGNPVERKPFHVSQDASASEKGAYEHFMLKEIDEQPAVMRKLVQEYVNENGKVEIDEKLIKTIEESDRIYVVAAGTSYHAGLVGHELIEKFAGIPTEVHVASEFAYNRPLLSKKPFFIFLTQSGETADSRQVLNQVNELGYPSLTITNVPNSTLSREATFTLLLYAGPEIAVASTKAYTAQIAVEALLAKAIGDDLGFEDSKAFDIRQELSTVANGMQTLVDEKEKIEALAQKYLAKAHNAFYIGRAIDYDTAIEAALKLKEVSYIQTEGFAAGELKHGTIALIEEGTPVISIITDQTIAAHTRSNEEEVVARGANLISIVSEKLATKKDQIVLPTVHPLLTSLVAIIPAQLLAYYASEQRGYDVDKPRNLAKSVTVE, encoded by the coding sequence ATGTGTGGAATTGTCGGAGAAGTTGGAAATGATAATGCAGTTGAATTATTAATTCATGGATTAAAAAAATTAGAATATCGTGGATATGATTCAGCAGGAATTTATGTAAATGATGAAAAAGGCAATGATTACCTAATTAAAACTAAGGGAAGAATTGCGGAATTAGAAAAGAAAATTACAGATGATGTACATGGAAAGATTGGAATTGCACATACTAGATGGGCAACTCATGGAATTCCAAGTGCTGCAAATGCACACCCACATGTATCAGAAGATGGACGTTTTTACATGGTACATAATGGTGTAATTACAAACTTCAAAGAATTAAAAAATGAATATTTAAGTGATGTACATTTTGAAAGTGAAACAGATTCTGAAGTTGTAGTTCAATTAGTAGGCAAGTTTGCAAGTGAAGGATTATCTGCTTTAGAAGCATTTAAAAAAGCAATTAGTTTATTAGGAGAAGGGGCATCATATGCACTCTTAATGATTGATCGTGAAAATCCAGAGACATTGTATGTTGCTAAAAAGAAATCACCATTATTAATCGGGGTATGTGATGGATTTAATGTTGTTTGTTCAGATGCAATGGCAATGTTGAATGTAACTCATGATTTTATTGAATTACACGATGGTGAAATTGTAGAGTTAACAGAAAATCAAATTAAAATCCAAGATAAAGACGGTAATCCAGTAGAACGTAAACCATTTCATGTTAGTCAAGATGCCAGTGCTTCAGAAAAAGGCGCATATGAACATTTTATGTTAAAAGAAATTGACGAACAACCTGCAGTAATGCGTAAATTAGTTCAAGAATATGTAAATGAAAATGGAAAAGTTGAAATTGATGAAAAATTAATTAAGACAATTGAAGAATCTGATCGTATTTATGTTGTTGCAGCTGGTACAAGTTATCATGCAGGTTTAGTTGGACATGAATTAATTGAAAAATTTGCAGGAATACCAACTGAAGTACATGTTGCTTCTGAATTTGCTTATAATCGACCACTATTATCGAAGAAACCATTCTTTATTTTCTTAACACAAAGTGGAGAAACTGCTGATAGTCGTCAAGTATTAAATCAGGTAAATGAATTAGGTTATCCAAGTTTAACAATTACAAATGTTCCAAATTCAACATTGTCACGTGAAGCAACATTTACTTTATTATTGTATGCAGGTCCTGAAATTGCTGTTGCATCAACTAAGGCATATACAGCTCAAATTGCGGTTGAAGCATTATTAGCAAAAGCAATCGGTGACGATTTAGGTTTTGAAGATTCAAAAGCATTTGATATTCGTCAAGAGTTATCTACTGTAGCAAATGGAATGCAAACATTAGTTGATGAAAAAGAAAAAATTGAAGCTTTGGCACAAAAATATCTTGCTAAAGCACATAATGCATTTTATATTGGACGTGCAATTGATTATGATACAGCAATTGAAGCTGCTTTGAAATTAAAAGAAGTATCATATATACAAACTGAAGGATTTGCAGCTGGTGAATTAAAACACGGTACGATTGCTTTGATTGAAGAGGGAACACCAGTTATCTCAATTATAACTGATCAAACAATTGCTGCTCATACACGTAGCAATGAAGAAGAAGTTGTTGCAAGAGGTGCTAATTTAATTTCAATTGTATCTGAAAAATTAGCTACAAAGAAAGATCAAATTGTTTTACCAACGGTACATCCGTTATTGACATCTTTAGTTGCAATAATACCTGCTCAATTACTTGCATATTATGCGAGTGAGCAAAGAGGATATGATGTTGATAAGCCACGTAACTTGGCTAAAAGTGTAACAGTAGAATAG
- the glmM gene encoding phosphoglucosamine mutase, producing MKYFGTDGVRGIANASLSPELAFKLGRCGGYVLTQHATNKERAPRVLVARDTRISGQMLESALIAGLLSVGIEVFDLGVVTTPGVAYLVRLQDADAGVMISASHNPVQDNGIKFFGGDGYKLSDEKEEEIEELLEKEKDTLPRPSAEGLGTMSDFKEGTLKYTQFLEQTIPDDLSGMHICVDGANGATSALVSRLFADLGADFETMATNPDGLNINKNVGSTHPEALAKFVVEQGAQVGVAFDGDGDRCIAVDEQGNIVDGDKIMYICGKYMNERGRLKKDTIVTTVMSNLGMYKAMEKAGLKSVKTKVGDRYVVEAMRKDGYNLGGEQSGHVVFLDFNTTGDGMLTALQLLNVMKQTGKKLSELAAEVKTYPQELVNVRVTDKKAALNNEAVKKVIADVEAKMDGEGRVLVRPSGTEDLLRIMCEAATPELVHDYVMEIADVVKQQMGV from the coding sequence ATGAAATATTTTGGTACGGACGGTGTTAGAGGTATTGCAAATGCCTCTCTAAGTCCAGAATTAGCTTTCAAATTAGGACGTTGTGGAGGATATGTACTAACACAACATGCTACAAATAAGGAACGTGCTCCACGTGTTTTAGTTGCTCGTGATACACGGATTTCAGGACAAATGTTGGAAAGTGCATTAATAGCAGGACTATTATCTGTTGGTATTGAAGTTTTTGATTTAGGAGTAGTTACTACACCTGGAGTCGCTTATTTGGTTCGTTTACAAGATGCAGATGCAGGTGTTATGATTTCGGCCTCACATAATCCTGTACAAGATAATGGAATTAAATTCTTCGGTGGAGATGGATATAAATTATCTGATGAAAAGGAAGAAGAAATTGAAGAATTACTAGAAAAAGAAAAAGATACGCTTCCACGTCCTTCTGCAGAAGGCTTAGGAACAATGAGTGATTTTAAAGAGGGAACTCTAAAATATACTCAATTTTTAGAACAAACTATTCCAGATGATTTATCAGGCATGCATATCTGCGTTGATGGTGCTAATGGTGCAACTAGTGCATTAGTTTCAAGATTATTCGCTGATTTAGGTGCAGATTTTGAGACAATGGCAACAAATCCAGATGGACTAAATATTAATAAAAATGTAGGATCAACGCATCCTGAAGCATTAGCTAAATTCGTAGTAGAACAAGGCGCACAAGTTGGTGTTGCATTTGATGGTGACGGGGATCGTTGTATTGCAGTTGATGAACAAGGAAATATCGTCGATGGTGATAAGATAATGTATATTTGTGGTAAATATATGAATGAACGTGGACGATTAAAGAAAGATACAATTGTTACAACTGTCATGAGTAATCTTGGAATGTATAAAGCAATGGAAAAGGCTGGCTTGAAGTCTGTTAAGACAAAGGTCGGTGACCGTTATGTTGTAGAAGCAATGCGTAAAGATGGTTATAACCTTGGTGGTGAACAATCTGGTCACGTTGTATTTTTAGATTTTAATACTACTGGCGATGGTATGTTAACTGCATTGCAATTATTAAATGTAATGAAACAAACTGGTAAAAAATTATCAGAATTAGCTGCTGAGGTGAAAACATATCCACAAGAATTAGTTAATGTGCGAGTAACAGATAAGAAAGCAGCATTAAATAATGAAGCAGTGAAAAAGGTTATTGCTGATGTAGAAGCTAAAATGGATGGTGAAGGTCGAGTTTTAGTTCGACCAAGTGGTACAGAGGATTTATTGCGGATAATGTGTGAAGCAGCTACTCCAGAATTAGTACATGATTATGTAATGGAAATTGCTGATGTAGTAAAACAACAAATGGGTGTTTAA
- a CDS encoding DUF1836 domain-containing protein, with protein MELEEWVNSVPKLPLWQDLPDIELYMDQLVSLANRYLEFIVNGQITPSMVNSYVKKNLMPKPNRKKYSQKHLVSIILITLLKQVYSLDDIRLWLNNTLKESPEENYNKFSNFFNQSITQINQKQFNLNLNNHISSKDDFILNLIIQTVISKLISEKLIKEYDQN; from the coding sequence ATGGAATTAGAAGAATGGGTTAATTCTGTCCCTAAACTTCCTTTATGGCAAGATTTACCAGATATTGAACTCTATATGGACCAATTAGTAAGTTTAGCTAATCGTTACTTAGAATTTATTGTTAATGGTCAAATTACCCCATCAATGGTAAATAGCTACGTTAAAAAAAATCTAATGCCAAAGCCCAATAGAAAAAAATATTCACAAAAACATCTTGTTTCAATTATATTAATTACATTATTAAAACAAGTATATTCTTTAGATGATATACGACTTTGGTTAAACAATACTTTAAAGGAATCACCCGAAGAAAACTATAATAAATTTAGCAACTTTTTTAATCAATCGATTACTCAAATTAACCAAAAACAATTCAATTTAAATTTAAATAATCATATTTCTTCAAAAGACGATTTTATTTTAAACTTAATTATTCAAACTGTAATTTCAAAATTAATTAGCGAAAAACTTATTAAAGAATATGATCAAAATTAG
- the fba gene encoding class II fructose-1,6-bisphosphate aldolase, with protein sequence MSVFVNGNAIYNDARKGHYAVGAFNTNNLEWTRAILQAAEETNTPVLIQVSMGAATYMGDYKLVKNLVENEMRVMNITVPVIMHLDHGNYEAAKECIKLGYSSVMFDGHDLPFEENLEKTKEIVKLAHEKGISVEAEVGSIGGTEDGITGAGELASVEEAKTMAATGVDYLACGIGNIHGKYPEDWQGLNFERLQEIADAVDTPLVLHGGSGIPQEQIEKAISMGISKVNINTENQIAFAEATRKYIEAGKDQEGKGYDPRKLLAPGTQAIVDTVKEIIGWLGTPSID encoded by the coding sequence ATGTCAGTATTCGTAAACGGTAACGCAATCTACAACGATGCTCGTAAGGGTCATTATGCTGTTGGTGCGTTCAACACAAATAACTTGGAATGGACACGTGCAATTCTTCAAGCTGCTGAAGAAACAAATACACCCGTTTTAATCCAAGTATCAATGGGTGCAGCTACATACATGGGTGACTACAAGTTAGTTAAGAACTTAGTAGAAAATGAAATGCGTGTTATGAACATTACTGTTCCTGTAATTATGCACTTAGACCACGGTAACTATGAAGCTGCTAAGGAATGCATTAAGTTAGGTTACTCATCAGTTATGTTTGATGGTCACGACTTACCATTCGAAGAAAACTTAGAAAAGACAAAAGAAATTGTTAAGTTAGCTCACGAAAAAGGTATCTCAGTTGAAGCAGAAGTTGGTTCAATCGGTGGTACAGAAGATGGTATTACAGGTGCTGGTGAATTAGCTAGTGTTGAAGAAGCTAAAACAATGGCTGCTACAGGTGTTGACTACTTAGCTTGTGGTATTGGTAACATTCATGGTAAATACCCAGAAGACTGGCAAGGACTTAACTTTGAACGCTTACAAGAAATTGCTGATGCTGTAGATACACCATTAGTATTACACGGTGGTTCAGGTATTCCTCAAGAACAAATTGAAAAAGCAATTAGCATGGGTATTTCAAAAGTTAACATCAACACAGAAAACCAAATTGCATTTGCTGAAGCTACACGTAAGTACATTGAAGCAGGTAAAGACCAAGAAGGTAAAGGTTATGACCCTCGTAAATTACTTGCACCAGGTACACAAGCAATTGTTGATACAGTTAAAGAAATTATTGGTTGGCTTGGTACACCATCAATCGACTAA
- a CDS encoding mucin-binding protein: MKKIILTFLTSVSILCGLKSLAFGDDVSSMTSSSSQQSQTVEISSEENVDDYFLNHGHHTHPEVQTETYTETINYYLVGTNKKIAPSTVKEITFKREGYRQVPSQEIVWLEWDHDSESFESIVSPTIKGYTTNTYCTPQITIVPGQGSQRNYEYNIYYTPESNGEINGSSGSIQSSSSSKMSSSSLIKNNDNKLTAKKNVQKEKKISSYSEKNQLSGEMNSRKLQTNKAKNKRIQSVQNSSEKQKSNIKQSAKNNSYNSNFVNSKSKNNIKIQNRSVNTNSKSQQSSSSIASNNKHVMKNSLKNLRQKNSKIENKFNLITDIEKKPILMISGLVATIAIVFELFDQRKSK; encoded by the coding sequence ATGAAAAAAATAATCTTAACTTTTTTGACGTCAGTATCTATTTTATGCGGACTAAAAAGTTTAGCGTTTGGAGATGATGTTTCTTCGATGACATCTAGCTCAAGCCAACAATCGCAAACTGTGGAAATAAGTAGTGAAGAAAATGTTGATGATTACTTTTTAAATCATGGGCATCATACTCACCCAGAAGTTCAAACTGAAACATATACTGAAACAATCAATTACTATTTAGTTGGAACAAATAAAAAAATTGCTCCATCAACTGTTAAAGAAATCACTTTTAAAAGAGAAGGATATCGACAAGTTCCTTCTCAAGAAATAGTTTGGTTAGAATGGGATCATGATTCAGAAAGTTTTGAATCAATTGTTTCGCCAACTATTAAAGGTTATACTACTAATACTTATTGCACTCCTCAAATTACAATTGTTCCAGGACAAGGTAGTCAACGTAATTATGAATATAATATTTATTATACGCCTGAAAGTAACGGTGAAATTAATGGTTCTTCAGGGTCAATCCAAAGTTCTAGTTCATCAAAAATGTCTAGTTCAAGTTTAATAAAAAATAATGATAATAAATTAACGGCTAAAAAAAATGTGCAAAAAGAAAAAAAGATTTCATCATATTCTGAAAAGAATCAGTTATCGGGTGAAATGAATAGTAGAAAATTGCAAACTAATAAGGCAAAAAATAAGAGAATTCAATCTGTTCAAAATAGTTCTGAAAAGCAGAAATCAAATATTAAACAATCTGCAAAAAATAATTCTTATAACTCTAATTTTGTGAATTCTAAAAGTAAAAATAATATTAAAATTCAAAATAGATCTGTTAATACAAATAGTAAATCACAACAATCAAGTAGTTCAATTGCTTCCAATAATAAACATGTGATGAAAAATAGCTTAAAAAATTTACGTCAAAAAAATAGTAAAATAGAAAATAAATTTAATTTAATTACAGACATAGAAAAGAAACCAATTTTAATGATTAGTGGGCTAGTTGCTACTATAGCAATTGTTTTCGAATTATTTGATCAACGTAAAAGTAAATAA
- a CDS encoding ArsR/SmtB family transcription factor — protein sequence MVTKRFNKQQEAAVKSFESNFNIMHALADKNRQRIIVLLAHHLDDGLTVTAITENMAITQPAVSHHLKILRDAGIVSFRKRGLQSMYYLTLKEPLKDLEKSLKDLRTKFEC from the coding sequence ATGGTAACTAAAAGATTTAATAAACAGCAAGAAGCAGCAGTTAAGTCATTTGAAAGTAATTTCAATATTATGCATGCTTTAGCTGATAAAAATCGGCAAAGAATTATTGTATTATTAGCACATCATCTAGATGATGGTTTGACGGTTACAGCAATTACTGAAAATATGGCAATTACTCAACCAGCTGTATCACATCATTTAAAAATTTTGCGTGATGCTGGAATTGTGTCTTTTCGGAAAAGAGGATTGCAAAGCATGTATTATCTGACTCTAAAAGAGCCGCTTAAAGATCTTGAAAAGTCATTAAAAGATTTGCGAACAAAATTTGAATGTTAA
- the trhA gene encoding PAQR family membrane homeostasis protein TrhA, with amino-acid sequence MSKKERLMNEILSALTHAVGIGLSIWGLILLILKGIHTNSNIELISMIIYGVSLVMLYLFSTLFHTFYFTKCKRLFQCLDHCGINLLIAGTYTPYCLLAIKGKLGILILISIWTLAFGGIIYHLFAKNRKQVIETVLYLIMGWFCILGGRPLISNLGSTGSALLISGGIIFTLGALIYSIKNLKFTHVIWHILVMGGTICMFLSIYIFI; translated from the coding sequence TTGAGTAAAAAAGAACGTCTTATGAACGAGATATTAAGTGCATTAACACATGCAGTTGGGATTGGTTTAAGTATTTGGGGACTAATTTTATTGATTTTGAAGGGAATTCATACAAATTCAAATATTGAGTTAATCTCAATGATTATTTATGGTGTATCACTTGTAATGCTATATTTATTCTCTACACTTTTTCATACTTTTTATTTTACAAAATGTAAAAGATTGTTTCAGTGTTTAGATCACTGTGGAATAAATTTATTAATCGCGGGAACATATACTCCATATTGTTTATTAGCAATTAAAGGTAAATTAGGAATATTAATTTTAATTTCAATTTGGACTTTAGCTTTTGGTGGAATAATATATCATCTATTTGCTAAAAATCGAAAACAAGTTATTGAAACAGTATTATATTTAATTATGGGATGGTTTTGTATTCTTGGTGGAAGACCATTAATTTCAAATTTAGGTTCCACAGGGAGTGCATTATTAATTTCAGGGGGAATTATTTTTACATTAGGTGCACTGATCTATAGTATAAAGAATTTAAAATTTACACATGTTATTTGGCATATTTTAGTAATGGGAGGAACAATTTGTATGTTTTTATCAATTTATATTTTTATCTAA